A segment of the Agromyces sp. H17E-10 genome:
CGAGCGCGACGGTGGACTTGCCGGTGTTCCCCTCGGCCGAGCAGATGTAGATGCTGTGCGCCACGATTCCCAGCCTATTCGGCGGCGCCGTCGCCCGGTCGGGAGTTCGCGGGGAGTACACCCGCGTCATCCGAATCGACCCCCGCGCGAAGGGGAAGGAATCCGAACGATCTTCGCCTAGGCTGATCGGGCACATCGACGTGCCGTGCCGTCTCCCCTGCGGCGCGACCCGAACCCGAAATCCCCCACCCGTGAACCCCATCGCCCTCATCGGAGCGGGCCCCTCCGGCCTCGCCGGCGCGCGAGCACTGAGCCGCGCCGGGCTCTCCTTCCACGGTTTCGAGGCCGGCGCCGACGTCGGCGGCCTCTGGAACATCGACAACCCCCGCTCGACCATGTACGAGTCCGCGCACCTCATCTCGAGCCGCACGACGACCGAGTTCGCCGAGTTCCCGATGCGGTCGACCGCCGACTACCCCGGCCATCGCGAGCTCCTCGAGTACTTCCGCGCGTACGCCGACCGGTTCGGGCTGCGCGAGCACTTCCACTTCGGCACGAGGGTCACGAGCGTCGAGCCGCTGCCGGTCGCCGACGGCGAGACGCCGGGTGCGAACGGCTGGCGGCTCACCGCCGTAACCGACGGCGGCGACACGTTCGAGGGCGACTACTCGGCGGTGATCCTCGCGAACGGCACGCTCGCCGAGCCGAACGTGCCGTCGTTCCGCGGCGACTTCACCGGCGAGGTCATGCACACGAGCGCGTACAAGTCGGCGAGGGTGTTCGACGGCAAGCGCGTGCTCATCATCGGCGCCGGCAATTCGGGATGCGACATCGCGGTCGATGCCGTGCACCACGCGGCATCCGTCGACCTGTCGGTGCGCCGCGGCTACTACTTCGTGCCCCGCTACCTCTTCGGCAAGCCGTCCGACACGCTCAACCAGGGCCGGCCGCTGCCCGCGCCGATCAAGCAGTTCGTCGACACGCGCGTGCTCGAGGCGTTCACGGGCGACCCGGTGCGCTTCGGATTCCCGAAGCCCGACTACAAGATCTACGAGTCGCACCCGATCGTGAACACGCTGATCCTGAACCACCTCGGACAGGGCGACCTGCGGGTCGTGCCCGACATCGACCGCTTCGACGGCGACACGGTGCATTTCGTCGGTGAACACGGTGCCGACGGCACGTCGGGCGATTACGACCTCGTCGTGCTCGCGACCGGCTACAAGCTCGATTATCCGTTCGTGGCGCGCGAGCACCTCAACTGGCGGGGCGCCTCTCCGTCGCTCTTCATGAACATCTTCCCGCCGAGCTTCAACGGCCTGTACGTGCTCGGCATGATCGAGGCGTCGGGAATCGGCTGGCAGGGCCGCTACGAGCAGGCGGACCTCATCGCCGCCTACCTCGCCGCCGCAGGCGGGGCACCCGAGCAGGCGGCCGCCTTCCGGCGCCGGGCGGATGCCGCATGGCCCGACCTCACCGGCGGTTACGACTACCTCGGGCTCGACCGCATGTCGTACTACGTCAACAAGGACGCCTACCGGCGCAACGTCAAGAAGCTGCGGAAGGCGCTGCCCGCCGCATCCCCGGTCGACCGTGGTCTCGATGCGCGCAGCTCCTCGACCGACGAGGTGACCGCGTGAACATCGACGACGTCGTCCTCAACTTCACCCCGGGCTCGCTCGTCGCGCTCAACATCGTGCTCGGGCTCATCATGTTCGGCATCGCGCTCGACACGAGCGTCGACGACTTCAAGGCCGTCGCCAAGGCGCCGAAGGCGATGATCATCGCGCTCGTCGCGCAGCTCGTGCTGCTGCCCGCGGTCACGTTCGCGCTCACGCTGCTGCTGAACGTGCAGGCGTCGATCGCGCTCGGCATGATCCTCGTCGCGTGCTGCCCGCCCGGCAACATCTCGCAGGTGCTCACCTACTGCTCGCGCGGCAACGTCGCCCTCTCGGTGTCGATGACGGCCGTGTCGAACGTGGTCTACATCTTCGTGCTGCCGATCTCGCTCGCGTTCTGGGGCAGCCTCCACCCGACCGCGCGCGAACTCATGCACCAGGTGAGCCTCGACGGCTGGCAGATGCTCGCCGACATCTTCCTCATCATCGGCCTGCCGTTCTTCGCGGGCATGCTCATCCGCGCCAGGTGGACCCGCCTCGCCGAGCGCGTGCAGCCCTACGCCCGCTGGATCAGCCTGCTCGGTCTCGTCGGCTTCATCGCCGCGGCGCTCATCGGCAACTGGGCGATCTTCATGGCGTACATCGGCGTCGTGCTCGTCGCCGTCTTCCTGCACGACGCCGTCGCGCTCGGCCTCGGCTACGCGAGCGCCCGCATCGGCGGGCTCGGCGTGCGCGACCGCAAGGCGATCACGTTCGAGGTCGGCATCCGCAACTCGGGGCTCGGGCTGGGGCTCGTCTTCGCGTTCTTCGGCGGTCTCGGCGGCATGGCCGTCGTCGCCGGCTGGTGGGGCATCTGGGACATCATCGCGGGCCTCGCGGTCGCCTCCTTCTGGGCGCGGCACACGAAGAAGCGGGCGGATGCCGCGGCGACGGCGCCTCCTGGTCGGTCGCGTGGCGAGCGCAGCGAGCGTATCGAGACCACCGGGTCGGAGGACGCCGAATGAGGCGCGTGCTCGTGACCGGCGGGTCGGGGTTCCTCGGCTCCTCCGCGGTCGCCGCCCTGGCGCGGCATCCCCTCGTCGAACTCGTCGTCTCGGGCGACGTGCGCCCACCCGCGCAGGTCGTCGACGGGGTCGTCGTCGAGTCGTGCGACGTGACCGACGCGCAGGCCGTCGCGACCGTCGTCGCGAAGCACCGCATCGACACGATCGTGCACCTCGCGGCCATCGTGAACCCGGGCGCCCTCGACGAGGAGATCGAGTACCGCGTCGACGTGCAGGGCACCCGCAACGTGCTCGACGCCGCGGTCGCCTACGGCGTCTCCCGCATCGTCGTGTCGTCGTCGGGCGCGGCCTACGGCTATCACGCCGACAACCCCGAGTGGCTGACCGAGACCGACGCCATCCGCGGCAACGAGGAGTTCAGCTACTCGCGCCACAAGCGTCTCGTCGAGGAGATGCTCGCCGACTACCGGGCGGGGCATCCGTCGCTCGGGCAGGTCGTGCTGCGCATCGGCACGATCCTCGGCCCGACGGTCGCGAACCAGATCACCGCGCTGTGGGACGGGCCGCGCATCCTCGCGATCCGCGGCTCCGACAGCCCGTTCGTGTTCGTGTGGGTCGACGACGTCGTCGGCGCGATCGTGGCGGGCGCCACGGGCGACGTGACCGGCGAGTTCAACGTCGCCGGCGACGGCAAGGTCACCGTGCACGAGATCGCCGACGCGCTCGGCAAGCCCGTGCTCACCCTGTCGCCGGGCGTGCTCGCGTTCGCGCTGCGCGCGGGGCGGGCGCTGCGGCTCACGGTGCACGGGCCCGAGCGGGTGGGTTTCCTGCAGTACCGGCCGGTGCTCGCGAACGACCGGCTCAAGACGCAGCTCGGGTACGTGCCCGGCAGGACGAGCCGCGAGGCGTTCGACGCCTACCTCGAGGCGCGAGCCGCGCGCGGGTAGCGCAGTCGGTGCAGCTCGGGCAGGAGCATCCGACGCAGAGGCCCGATATCGGCGGTTCGTGTCGGATGCTCCTCTCCAGCCGACTCGGATACGGCCATCCTTCGGAGGATCGCGCCCGCCGACGGCTGCCACCGGCCGCGCGTACGGCGAGCCCTCAGGACTCGGGTAGACTGTCCGAGGCTCCCCACGTGGCGCCATCCAGGCCAACTCCCCCAGGGCGGAAACGCAGCAAGGGTAACCGGGCTCTGGCGGGTGCGTGGGGGGTCACTGGAGGATTCGCCTAGTGGCCTATGGCGCACGCTTGGAAAGCGTGTTGGGTGAAAGCCCTCGGGGGTTCGAATCCCCCATCCTCCGCCAAGAACCGTTCACGCCGGGTGCGCGCACAGCACCCGCACCGGGCTTCGAATCCCCCATCCTCCGCCGAGATGTCCCACGCCGGGTGCGCGCACAGCACCCGCACCGGGTATCGAATCCCCCACCCTCCGCCGAGATGTCCCACGCCGGGTGCGCACGCACGGCGCAGACCGGTCACCGGAAGCGGCTCCGGCGGCCGGGTCAGTCGTCGACTGCGGCGCTCCCGGAGTCGACCGCGATGCGTGCCGTCGCGGCGGCGTACGCCGCCCGGATCTCGGGCCGGGTGTCGGGCTCGAGCTCGACCGCGAACTCGACGGCCCAAGCCGGTCGCTCGCCCATGAGCGCCCAGGCCGCCTGGCGGGCGGCCCCGTCGGCGACGTACTCGCTCGGGGCGGGCACGGCCACCGGCACGTCGAACACCTGGGCGGCGATCGCCCGCACGGCGGGGTTCTGCGCGGCGCCGCCGATCAGCAGCACGCGTCGCGCCGCCACGCCCTGGCCCCGCACGGCGTCGAGGCCGTCGGCGAGCCCGCACAGCAACCCCTCGACGGCCGCCCTGGCGAGGTTCGGCCGGGTGGTGGAGGCGAGCGTCATGCCGGTCAGCGAGGCGGTCGCCTCGGGAAGGTTCGGGGTGCGCTCCCCCTCGAAGTACGGCACGAGCACGAGACCGGATGCCCCGGGCTCGGCCTCGAGCGCGAGCCTGCCGAGTTCGTCGTGGTCGACGCCGAGCAGGCCGGCGGCCGAGTCGAGCACGCGCGCGGCGTTGAGGGTCGCGATGAGCGGCAGCCAGTTGCCGCTCGCGTCGGCGAAGCCTGCGACGGTGCCCGACGCATCGGCGATCGGTGCGTCCGCGACGGCGAACACCGTGCCGGACGTGCCGATCGACACGATGACGTCGCCCGGCTGCGCGTCGAGTCCCAGTGCGGCGCCCGCGTTGTCGCCGCAGCCCGGGCCGACGACGACGCCGGCCGCCGTCGCGCCGACCCGGTCGGCCGGGCCGGCCACCCGCGGCAGCACGGCGTCGTGGCCGAGCGCGCGGACCAGGAGGTCGCGGTCGTACCCGCGGGCGCCCCAGTACGCGGTGCCGCTCGCGTCGGACCGGTCGGTGACGAGCTCCTCGAGCACAGGCCCGAGCGGCGACTCGGCGTCGCCGGCCGGGCCGTACCCGCGCAGCCGCCAGGTGAGCCAGTCGTGCGGGAGCGCGACCGCGGCGACGCGCGCCGCGTTGGCCGGCTCGACATCGCGCAACCACCGCAGCTTCGTCGCCGTGAACGAGGCGACGGGCACCACGCCGGTGCGGTCGGCGTAGGCCCGCGAGCCGACCTCGCGGGTCAGATCGCGGGCCGCTCCCGCCGAGCGGGTGTCGTTCCAGAGGAGGGCCGGGCGAATGACCCGGCCGTCGGCGTCGAGCACGACCATGCCGTGCTGCTGGCCGGCGATCGACACCGCGGCGACGTCGTCGAGTCCGCCCGCTGCGGCGATCGCCGACTGCAGCGCGCGCCACCAGTGCTGCGGGTCGGCCTCGGTTCCGTCGGGATGCGGGGCGCGACCGGTCCGGACGAGCGCGCCGGTGGCGGCATCCCGGATCACGACCTTGCACGACTGGGTCGACGAGTCGACTCCGGCGACGAGCGTCACGTTGCCCTCCTTGGCGACGATGCGACGGGCGGGTGGATGATCGGCGGGGCGGTGCGGGCGCGGGGTCAGCCGCGAGCGCCGAGCAGGTGTTCGGTGGCGAGCTGCTGCAGGCGCACGAAGCCGAAGCCCTTGCCGCCGAGGTACGCGTTCGCGTCGAAGTCCTCGAACGCCGAGCGGTCGGCGGCGAGCGACTCCCAGGTCTCGTCCGCGTCCAGCGTGGGCGCGGCGAGCTCGTCGACCTTCGCGGCCGCGAGCGCCTCCTGCACCTCGGGATCGGCGCGGAACGCGGCTGCGCGCTCCTTGAGCAGCAGGTAGGTGCGCATGTTCGCTGCAGCCGACTCCCAGACGCCGCGCTCGTCCTCCGTGCGGCTCGGCTTGTAGTCGAAGTGACGCGGGCCGTCGTAGGCGGGCACGCCGCCGGGGCCGCCGTTCTCGAGCAGGTCGACGAGCGCGAAGGCATTGTGCAGGTCGCCGTGACCGAACACGAGGTCCTGGTCGTACTTGATGCCGCGCTGGCCGTTGAGGTCGATGTGGAAGAGCTTGCCGTGGTACAGCGCCTGGGCGATGCCTGCGGCGAAGTTGAGGCCCGCCATCTGCTCGTGGCCGACTTCGGGGTTGAGGCCAACGAGCTCGGGGTGCTCGAGCGAGTCGATGAACGCGATCGCGTGTCCGAGGGTCGGCAGCAGGATGTCGCCGCGCGGCTCGTTGGGCTTGGGCTCGATCGCGAAGCGGATGTCCCAACCCTGGTCGATGACGTGCTGGCCGAGGAAGTTCACCGCCTCGCGGTAGCGGTCGAGCGCCGCACGGATGTCCTTCGCGGAGTCGTACTCGGCGCCCTCGCGCCCGCCCCACATGACGAAGGTCTTCGCCCCGAGCTCGACGCCGAGCTCGAGCTGGCGCATCACCTTGCGCATCGCGAAGCGTCGCACGTCCCGGTCGTTCGACGTGAAGCCGCCGTCCTTGAAGACCGGTGCCGAGAAGAGGTTCGTGGTGACCATCGGCACGATGAGGCCGGTGTCGGCGAGCGCCTGCTTGAGGCGGTCGATCTGGGTCTGCCGCTCGGCGTCGGTCGAGCCGAAGGCGAACAGGTCGTCGTCGTGGAACGTCAGCCCGTACGCGCCGAGCTCGGCGAGCTTCTCGACCACGTGCACGACGTCGAGCGCATCGCGGGTCGGACCACCGAAGGGGTCGGTGCCGTTGTAGCCGACGGTCCAGAGGCCGAAGGAGAACTTGTCGTCGCGGGTGGGCGCGCTGGCCATGGATGATCCGCCTTTCAGCGTCGTCGATGATTTGTTGGCGAGTTCAACATAACCCGACACGCTGAGACACGCAAACCGATTCCCGGGAAACCCTTCCGGAAATTTCGACACTAGGATTCGAAACATGAAATCGGATGCCGCGGGCGCGCGCGTCACGCTCGCCGACGTCGCCGACGAGGCCGGCGTCTCGCTGTCGACCATCTCCAAGGTGCTGAACGGGCGCGCCGACGTCTCCGAGGCCACGCGCGAGCGGGTCGAGCACGTGCTCGCCGAGCGCGGCTACCGGCGGCGCGGCGGCGGGCGCAGCGAGACCCGCGCCGAGTTGATCGAGATCGTCTTCCACGAGCTCGACCCCATCTGGTCGATGGAGCTCATCGACGGCGTCGAGTCGGTCGCGAAGGAGCACGGCCTGAGCGTCGTGCTCACGGTGAGCGGAAGCCGGCACTCGCCCGACGCCGACTGGGTCGAGGGGGTCATGCGGCGCCGCCCGGTCGGGGTCGTGCTCGTCTTCAGTGACCTCGCGCCGGACTACCGGGAGCAGCTGCGCGCCCGGGCGATCCCGTTCGTCATCGTCGACCCCGCCGGCGACCCGTCGCCCGACGCGCCGAGCGTCGGCTCGGCGAACTGGTCGGGCGGGCTCGCCGCCACCCGGCACCTGATCGAGCTCGGCCATCGGCGGATCGCCGCGATCACCGGCCCCGAGGACATGATGTGCTCGCTGGCACGCGTCGACGGTTACCGGTCCGCGATGAACTCGGCCGGTCTCGCGATCGACCCCGCCTGGATCCGCTTCGGCGACTTCCACGTGACCGGCGGACGCGACCACGCGCAGGAGCTGCTCACCAGCCCCGATCGGCCGACCGCGGTGTTCGCGGGCAGCGACATGCAGGCGCTCGGCGTGCTCGAGGTGGCGCGCGAGCTCGGCCTGCGGGTGCCCGAGGACCTCTCGGTCGTCGGCTACGACGACATCCCGCTCGCGCGCTGGCTCACCCCGCGGCTCACGACGGTGCACCAGCCGCTGCGCCGCATGGGCGAGGAGGCGGCGCGCCTGGCGATCCGGCTCGCGGACGCCCCCGCCGACCCGACGGCGCCGACCCCGCGGATGGACCTCGCCACGAGCCTCGTGGTCCGCGAGAGCACCGCTGCCCCGGCCGACGGCTGACGCCGCCGCCACGGCCGACGGCTGAGTGCAGCCGTCGGCCGGTGGCCGTGGGATCACGCCGTGACCGGCGCCTCCAGCGGCAGCCGTTCGACGGTGACCTCGGGGTGCAGGCGCCGGGTGTGGTCGACGCGGCGCACCCTCCCGGTGAGCTCGACCCGGTGCGTCCCGACCAGGTCGGCGCTCGATCGGCCGAGGCCGAGCACGAGCACGCCCGGCTCGACGATGCGAGCGCCGTCGCGCGCGGTGAACGACGACAGGTCGGCGGGCACGACGAAGCGCACGTCGACGGCCTCCCCGGGCGCCAGGTCGACCCGCGCGTAGCCGATGAGCCGCTGCACGGGGCGCACCACGCTCGCGACCGGGTCGTGCAGGTAGAGCTGCACCACCTCGGCGCCGGCGCGGGCACCCGTGTTCGCGACCCGCACCTGCACGGCGACCTCGCCGTCGGTCGGGATCTCTGACGCCTCGCCCCGCACCTCGCCCCACTCGAAGCTCGTGTACGTGAGGCCGTGGCCGAACGGGTACCTCGCCGTCGGGTCGATGCTCGACACGCCGTTGCGCTGCGCGAGCGGCGGGGCGAGGTAGGTGGAGGGGTGCACGCCGGCCGTCGCCGGCACCGAGATCGGGAGGCGGCCGGACGGCGCGACGCGCCCGCTGAGGACGCCGGCCAGCGCACGCGTCCCCTCCTCGCCCGCGAAGAAGGCCTCGAGGATGCCGGCAGCACGCTCGGGCGCGGTGCCGAGCGTGTACGGGCGCCCCGCCAGCAGCGTCACGACCGTCGGAGTGCCGGTGTCGAGCACCGACTCGAGGAGCGCGCCCTGCGCACCGGGCAGTGCGAGCGACTCCGCGTCGCATCCCTCGCCGCTCGTCCCCCTGCCGAACAGTCCGGCGCGGTCGCCGAGGGCGAGCACGACCAGATCGGCTGCGGATGCCGCGGCCACCGCCTCGGCGATGCCGTCCGTCTCGCCGCCGTCGACGGAGGTGCCGAGCACGTGGTCGATCTCCGTGCCCGGGAACTCCGCGCGCAGCGACTCGAGCAGCGTCGGCAGCGCGATGCCGTCGCCCGAGGCCGGGTGGTGGACGCCCACGTGGGCTGGGAACGAATAGCAGCCGAGCACCGCGAACCGATCGTCGCCGTTCGGGCCGATCACGGCGATCCGAGCGGGAGCACCGGCCGCGGCATCCAGCGGCAGCGTGCCGTCGTTGTGCAGCAGGACGATCGCTCGTTCGGCGATCTCGGCGGCGAGCGCCCGATTCGCCGGCGGGTCGAGGTCGACGGCGCCCCGCACCGCCTCGAGGTCGTCGGCGAGATCGCGCAACGCCTCGGGTACGGGATCCCAGTCGGCATCGAGCAGGCCCAGCTCGAGCTTCTGCGCGAGCACGCGACGCAGTGCCCGGTCGACGACCGCGGGGTCGAGACGCCCGTCGGCGATCGCCTCGCGCAGCGGCGCCCCGAACGCGTGCACGGTCGGCAGCTCCACGTCGATGCCGGCCTCGAGCGCGGCGGCTGCGGCGTCCGCGAGGGAGCCCGCGGTGCCGTGCAACGTCTGCAGGAAGGCGATCGAGAAGTAGTCGGCGACGACCGTGCCCTCGAAGCCCCACACGCCGCGCAGCAGGTCGGTGAGCAGGGCCGCGTCGGCCGCCGTCGGAATCCCGTCGATGTCGGTGTACGCGTTCATCACGCTGCGGGGAGCGCCCTCGCGCAGCACCATCTCGAACGGCGGCAGCAGCACGTCGGCGAGCTCGCGCCCGCCCACCGAGACCGGCGCGAGGTTGCGGCCGGCCTTCGAGGCCGAGTAGCCCACGAAGTGCTTGAGCGTCGCGACCACGCCGGCCGACTCCAGGCCGCGGACGTACGCGGCGCCGACGGTGCCGACGAGGTACGGGTCCTCGCCCATGGTCTCCTCGACCCGGCCCCAGCGGGCGTCGCGCACGACGTCCAGCACCGGTGCGAGCCCCTGGTGGATGCCGACGCGCCGGAGGTCGTCGCCGATGCGCCGCGACATCCGTTCGATGAGCGCCGGATCGAACGTCGCCGCCCAGCTGAGCGGAACCGGGTACGCGGTCGCGCCCCAGGCGGCGAACCCGGCGAGGCACTCCTCGTGGGCCAGCGCGGGCACGCCGAGGCGGCTCTCGGCGACGATGCGGCGCTGGGTGCGGGCGAGCGAGAGCGCCCCAACGCCCGGGTCGACCGGTGCGGTGCCGAACGGCCGGGTGAGCTGGCCGAGGCCGTCGGGGATCAACGCGTCGAGGTCGACGTCGCCGATCATCTCGTGCTGGTTCGGCGCGACGTCGGTGCCGTCCGCGGAGGCGCCGACCCAGACGCCGTAGAGCTGCGCGAGCTTCTCGTCGAGGCTGAGCGCCGCGATGAGCGAGTCGACCCGTTCGGTGGCGGGCACGGAGGTGTCCTGCCAGGGGCGGGCGTGTTCCATCGTCATCCCTTCACCGCTCCCTGGAGCCCGCCGACGATGCGTTTCTCGGCAAGGGTGAAGAAGGCGATCGCGGGGAGCATCGCGAGCGCCGTGTACGAGAGCACGCCGGTGGTGTCCTGCCCGTACGCGGTCGAGAAGAACTGCACGCCGAGCGGCAGGGTGTAACTGTCGACGCCGGC
Coding sequences within it:
- a CDS encoding flavin-containing monooxygenase gives rise to the protein MNPIALIGAGPSGLAGARALSRAGLSFHGFEAGADVGGLWNIDNPRSTMYESAHLISSRTTTEFAEFPMRSTADYPGHRELLEYFRAYADRFGLREHFHFGTRVTSVEPLPVADGETPGANGWRLTAVTDGGDTFEGDYSAVILANGTLAEPNVPSFRGDFTGEVMHTSAYKSARVFDGKRVLIIGAGNSGCDIAVDAVHHAASVDLSVRRGYYFVPRYLFGKPSDTLNQGRPLPAPIKQFVDTRVLEAFTGDPVRFGFPKPDYKIYESHPIVNTLILNHLGQGDLRVVPDIDRFDGDTVHFVGEHGADGTSGDYDLVVLATGYKLDYPFVAREHLNWRGASPSLFMNIFPPSFNGLYVLGMIEASGIGWQGRYEQADLIAAYLAAAGGAPEQAAAFRRRADAAWPDLTGGYDYLGLDRMSYYVNKDAYRRNVKKLRKALPAASPVDRGLDARSSSTDEVTA
- the xylB gene encoding xylulokinase — its product is MTLVAGVDSSTQSCKVVIRDAATGALVRTGRAPHPDGTEADPQHWWRALQSAIAAAGGLDDVAAVSIAGQQHGMVVLDADGRVIRPALLWNDTRSAGAARDLTREVGSRAYADRTGVVPVASFTATKLRWLRDVEPANAARVAAVALPHDWLTWRLRGYGPAGDAESPLGPVLEELVTDRSDASGTAYWGARGYDRDLLVRALGHDAVLPRVAGPADRVGATAAGVVVGPGCGDNAGAALGLDAQPGDVIVSIGTSGTVFAVADAPIADASGTVAGFADASGNWLPLIATLNAARVLDSAAGLLGVDHDELGRLALEAEPGASGLVLVPYFEGERTPNLPEATASLTGMTLASTTRPNLARAAVEGLLCGLADGLDAVRGQGVAARRVLLIGGAAQNPAVRAIAAQVFDVPVAVPAPSEYVADGAARQAAWALMGERPAWAVEFAVELEPDTRPEIRAAYAAATARIAVDSGSAAVDD
- the xylA gene encoding xylose isomerase, producing the protein MASAPTRDDKFSFGLWTVGYNGTDPFGGPTRDALDVVHVVEKLAELGAYGLTFHDDDLFAFGSTDAERQTQIDRLKQALADTGLIVPMVTTNLFSAPVFKDGGFTSNDRDVRRFAMRKVMRQLELGVELGAKTFVMWGGREGAEYDSAKDIRAALDRYREAVNFLGQHVIDQGWDIRFAIEPKPNEPRGDILLPTLGHAIAFIDSLEHPELVGLNPEVGHEQMAGLNFAAGIAQALYHGKLFHIDLNGQRGIKYDQDLVFGHGDLHNAFALVDLLENGGPGGVPAYDGPRHFDYKPSRTEDERGVWESAAANMRTYLLLKERAAAFRADPEVQEALAAAKVDELAAPTLDADETWESLAADRSAFEDFDANAYLGGKGFGFVRLQQLATEHLLGARG
- a CDS encoding NAD-dependent epimerase/dehydratase family protein is translated as MRRVLVTGGSGFLGSSAVAALARHPLVELVVSGDVRPPAQVVDGVVVESCDVTDAQAVATVVAKHRIDTIVHLAAIVNPGALDEEIEYRVDVQGTRNVLDAAVAYGVSRIVVSSSGAAYGYHADNPEWLTETDAIRGNEEFSYSRHKRLVEEMLADYRAGHPSLGQVVLRIGTILGPTVANQITALWDGPRILAIRGSDSPFVFVWVDDVVGAIVAGATGDVTGEFNVAGDGKVTVHEIADALGKPVLTLSPGVLAFALRAGRALRLTVHGPERVGFLQYRPVLANDRLKTQLGYVPGRTSREAFDAYLEARAARG
- a CDS encoding bile acid:sodium symporter family protein encodes the protein MNIDDVVLNFTPGSLVALNIVLGLIMFGIALDTSVDDFKAVAKAPKAMIIALVAQLVLLPAVTFALTLLLNVQASIALGMILVACCPPGNISQVLTYCSRGNVALSVSMTAVSNVVYIFVLPISLAFWGSLHPTARELMHQVSLDGWQMLADIFLIIGLPFFAGMLIRARWTRLAERVQPYARWISLLGLVGFIAAALIGNWAIFMAYIGVVLVAVFLHDAVALGLGYASARIGGLGVRDRKAITFEVGIRNSGLGLGLVFAFFGGLGGMAVVAGWWGIWDIIAGLAVASFWARHTKKRADAAATAPPGRSRGERSERIETTGSEDAE
- a CDS encoding LacI family DNA-binding transcriptional regulator, which produces MKSDAAGARVTLADVADEAGVSLSTISKVLNGRADVSEATRERVEHVLAERGYRRRGGGRSETRAELIEIVFHELDPIWSMELIDGVESVAKEHGLSVVLTVSGSRHSPDADWVEGVMRRRPVGVVLVFSDLAPDYREQLRARAIPFVIVDPAGDPSPDAPSVGSANWSGGLAATRHLIELGHRRIAAITGPEDMMCSLARVDGYRSAMNSAGLAIDPAWIRFGDFHVTGGRDHAQELLTSPDRPTAVFAGSDMQALGVLEVARELGLRVPEDLSVVGYDDIPLARWLTPRLTTVHQPLRRMGEEAARLAIRLADAPADPTAPTPRMDLATSLVVRESTAAPADG
- a CDS encoding beta-xylosidase/alpha-l-arabinosidase — its product is MEHARPWQDTSVPATERVDSLIAALSLDEKLAQLYGVWVGASADGTDVAPNQHEMIGDVDLDALIPDGLGQLTRPFGTAPVDPGVGALSLARTQRRIVAESRLGVPALAHEECLAGFAAWGATAYPVPLSWAATFDPALIERMSRRIGDDLRRVGIHQGLAPVLDVVRDARWGRVEETMGEDPYLVGTVGAAYVRGLESAGVVATLKHFVGYSASKAGRNLAPVSVGGRELADVLLPPFEMVLREGAPRSVMNAYTDIDGIPTAADAALLTDLLRGVWGFEGTVVADYFSIAFLQTLHGTAGSLADAAAAALEAGIDVELPTVHAFGAPLREAIADGRLDPAVVDRALRRVLAQKLELGLLDADWDPVPEALRDLADDLEAVRGAVDLDPPANRALAAEIAERAIVLLHNDGTLPLDAAAGAPARIAVIGPNGDDRFAVLGCYSFPAHVGVHHPASGDGIALPTLLESLRAEFPGTEIDHVLGTSVDGGETDGIAEAVAAASAADLVVLALGDRAGLFGRGTSGEGCDAESLALPGAQGALLESVLDTGTPTVVTLLAGRPYTLGTAPERAAGILEAFFAGEEGTRALAGVLSGRVAPSGRLPISVPATAGVHPSTYLAPPLAQRNGVSSIDPTARYPFGHGLTYTSFEWGEVRGEASEIPTDGEVAVQVRVANTGARAGAEVVQLYLHDPVASVVRPVQRLIGYARVDLAPGEAVDVRFVVPADLSSFTARDGARIVEPGVLVLGLGRSSADLVGTHRVELTGRVRRVDHTRRLHPEVTVERLPLEAPVTA